The segment atgagAATGTAACAAGAGTACAAATTTTTGACTGGACACGAAATGGAGTAGACACATTTCTCCCACTAAATACAGCTAAAAACTCAAGACatttagaaaacaaatacaaaaagattccaaaagatagaaagaagGAAGACTAGCTAGGTACCTCAGGACACAAGGAAAAACACAGTGATAAGTACCCAGAGTTTTCATCTTAACCGCTTATATCCCAGTATAGGTGCTAGAGAATCCAACAACAGAAACACTAATGGgtgcataaagaaaaaaaaaaaagtacccccAAAAGTCTGTTCTCTCTACCCAAAGGACAGGAAAGGCCTTGCAAGACTGAAAACTTTTGAACAATAATAATAGCACCATGGATAAAAACTATGATGCCATCCAAGGCCTAGTGAAGAACCTGAAAAGCAGAAAGCAGACTTACACCCTCACCCAGCCCTAAggcaccctcccctcccctgtttACCCTGGGGGTATCAGAGAAGGCTCAATGGGGAGCCTGTACTTGCATCTTCACTTGCTGGCAATTTTGTAGGGCTATGAGATAGACCTGACACCTTATCTATAAGGGAAAAACAATAATTCAAATgacagtggatttctcatcagcaaCTGTGGAAGCCAGAAGTAAGTGGTATATTTTTCAAGTACAGAAAGAATCGTAAACCCAGAATCCTATATTCCATGAAAATATCCTTTTAGaataaggggaaataaaaaataaaaacattctcagatgaaggaaaactaagaatTTCTCACCAGCAGACATACCCTAAAAGAAACGATAAAAGAAGTTTTTGAAATTGAAAGGATAGTTAAACGAAGGAATCTTGAAATATCAGGTGGCGAAAATATGGGATCCAGTCTACGTTACGACACTGCATTTACTCATGTTTCCCTAGTCTTCTCCAATTGGTGACAGTGTCTTGGTCTTTCcttgaatttgaatttttaatcagCTTCCTAGTGGTTCTCAGGCACTAAAATTTGAGACCCATTGCTGTTCTAAAGCCAGAAGCACATCCTGGGCACACCTGACTCAAAACTCTTAGACGCATGTTGACTGGGGGAACTTTCCTTTGCTTGAATGGTGGCTTGTTTATTGCAGTCTGGGACCCAGCAAGAAATAGAAGGCATACTCAGGGAATTATGAAAAGACTTTATTATAAGTCTTAAGAGGGGTAGGCAGGGTTAAGGGACACTAAAGCAACTACAGACTATCAAAGGTGAAAGGTTTTAATAGCAGGAACAGTAGTCAGATATATTTAAGTATAGACGTACCCAGCCCTACAAAAACCATAATGCTCTGAAGCATGGAGGAAATAGAGGAAGACAAACCGTTTACTTCTTCTGTGTTAGCTCTCCTGCTGGTTCTTCCTATCAGCAGAACTGAACTGGAAACCAGCAGGGAAGGAAGAACGGGATGATAGAGTCCCAGGCCTcaagggaagaaaagaagggcAGGATATGGATCTGGGATGGTCAAAAGGGAGAATAACCAGCATTATTTTCAGCAAATGCAGAAGAGAGAATCTGATTAGGAAATTGTGCttggttacaataaaaaaataaaaaaaaccacacTTGTGCCAATATAAGTGGACAGCACTCATTTTATGACTAAATTCTGGCATACTTGAAAATTCACCATATTTTAACTTAAGCAGTACTGGTAGTCTAATTTTCTCTTCAAAATGAAACTTCTGAAACCCAATAGGCATACAGTAGATGTGATTTCAGTTGTAAGAGCTGTAATTCCAGTTTGACTTTTCTGGCCAGGAAATTTACTTTATGATGTTAAAGATATCCAAGTTCGTAGCAGAATAGCCTCACCTTAGGGTTGAGGCTAGAATTGGGCCATCTACAGTAATCTCAAAAGATGCATTATCCATAGTGTGATAGTAAGATGGGCACTGAGGACTTTTAACACTGGATGGACAGTTGGCCTTTAGGCCTATCACCTTTCAAATTTACAAATCAGTGGCTTTACCACTATCTTATCAAGCAGTgaccatttcttttctcttgtagaGAGCATCATGGGAATGCTATGCAACCCTCTGTCAAGGATAACAGTGGCAGCCATGGTTCTCCCATCAGTGGAAAATTAGAAGGCATCTTCTTCAGTTGCAGTACTGAATTCAATACTGGGAAACCACCCCAGGATTCACCTTATGGAAGATACAGGTTTGAGATTGCAGCAGAAAAACTTTTTAACCCCAATACTAACTTATACTTTGGGGACTTCTACTGTATGTACACTGCTTATCATTATGTGATTCTTGTTATTGCCCCTGTGGGATCACCAGGAGATGAATTCTGTAAGCAGCGCCTGCCTCAGCTAAATTCTAAGGATAATAAGTTTTTGACCTGCACAGAAGAAGATGGGGTGTTGGTTTACCATCATGCCCAGGATGTCATTTTAGAAGTCATTTATACTGACCCTGTGGATCTCTCTCTGGGCACCGTGGCAGAAATCACTGGTCATCAGCTCATGAGTTTGTCTACTGCAAATGCAAAGAAAGATCCCAGCTGTAAAACCTGTAATATCAGTGTTGGACGTTAATGTTCACTTTCCTTGTTCTTATTGAGACCCTTTTCTTCCCTTAGGAGCATTGATCCTTTGTTGTCCATATTCATTACCAGATATTTTGCTCTGAAGCATGCACATGCCGCTATTACCAAAAGCAGActgccacttttcaaatttcaTTCAGTCATTTTAGTGTTTCCTattccctacccttcccacaacTTTCAATGATGAAATATCCTCAGTTCTCTTACTGACACTTTATTGCCTAGATGCTgcaatattttttccctttacgCCAAACATAAGAATTCTATATAGATTGCTTTGGCAAATTACAAAATGGCTTTTAAATGGTGTTTGAATATGCATTCACTTTAATCTACTGAACAAATACTGAGATAACTCTAAACCGCATGAAAGGGTGTAATTGCAGCATGAGTTAAATCTTGAACCCTAGAATTGTCAGCATTTCCAACTTGTTTTTTGACAGtgttatttatgttatttatattaGCTAACAGGAAACAACTGTGTTTCAACataataaatataatagaaaaatattttatttgtattgttgtataaaatatttacaatcatAGAATATATAGAGTTACATTTTAATAGCAATTGTATATATGTCACGAAACCATTTCCCTTATCAAAGATGTAGTTTGTAAACCTCAAATAATTGTGTATCTGTCATGTTACAAGTAGATGAATAATTAAACAGACTTATGAAGGACATTATTCTGCTTCATTAAAGTTATAAAATATCAGATAAATGCAGAGAATATAATAAGCCTCTGAAATTGTCAATATTCTTCCCATCCAAACTATATGAAAGTGAGTTTCTTCAACATCATAACTAAACATATCAGAAATTtgatacatgaaaaaatactgattttacagaagcaaaaataatgaacatggattttaatacaaaataaaacaatccaTACAAAGTTgatgaagcaaataaaatatagTGGCTTCTTTTCCAAGGTGTCAGAGCAAACAATTTCCACAGAAATAAGAATTTAACAGCCTACGAGAAAGTTTTTTTACTTTACAAAATATGGACCTTGGAATATTAAGAAAAGTGCATTTTCCCAATCAAAAAATAGTTGTATAATCTCATAGTAAACAAAATGGTTAACAATCATAACTTGAATCACATTATATACTGCAGACACATCTATCCAAAATACCTATTcaaattttaatgcaatattgTAATATAAACATCTGTCAATTATAGACAAAGATAATTCACAAAGTCATGCTATTAGAATGAACTTTGGTAATCAGAAATGTAACATTTCAAACATGtaaaataatgtgtttttatatagaaataaaaaattagcaATGACACAGTTTAGCTTAATTTAGGGTGCTGAAAGCCTAGCAAACTTGAGACAATGGAGtagtttttttaaatcacttaaaGATCCGTTAGAAGCTCCAAATAAATTACTTTATCAGCTGTATGCCTTTCTATGtaaaaagtagaattttttttccatacaTCCATATAAGCAATCTTTGGACACTACACTTTCCTTATCAAGCGGCCCATTGAATATATGGATGCTCTGTGTTATTCAggcttgattttatatatatatattatatatatattatatatattatatatatataatatatatatttatatatgtgtgtgtgtgtgtgtctatatatatatataattttaatcatTATATTGACTGAATTCCCCTTGGCTTGGAGAGGatagaatgaattttttttccaattacaCTGTCACTTGTATTCTTCCCCCATCTGAATCCCTTCCTTATATAATTACATTTGCcatctcttctttaaaaaaacagctaATACCACCGCTAAAGTGCTTCAGTTTTCAGTATGTCAAAACTACTTACAGAAATGGCAGGGTAGAATAAACgtgtctttttcttgtttgaaAGTAATTACAAAATAGCTCAAATAGTTTTGGCCACATCTTGCTTGCTGATGAGGACCTCTAATAGTCTCAGTTTGGCTTTTATGTGCTTATATTCATAGTACTCATCTGCCATTGGGATCCTATCTTCCTTTTGTGGACTTCTGTAAAAAGGATAATACAGACATTAGTTCATAATGAATCAAGTCATTAATAACCCTTTTGAATAATTCATATTTTAGAAAGTACAGCATAGCAGCTTCTATTGGTTTTTGAATCATGTCATCCTTCCCTTTCACTTTTTACTCACTCTTCCATAAATTATTAGGTTTTTATATAATACCCTTTTAGGATTTATATGGTCCAATGCATAGACATACAGGGAGCAAGTGAAAAGATCCTAGAggtaagaaacaaacaaaaaacagaacccTCAAGGCATTCCTTGTCCAGTCATTCTCCCATTATTACCCACAGTCCCATGCCTCTGCTGAAGATTTAGCCTTATAGGGAGAGCTGTTAAAAAATGACAatctaaaaataaagaagttagattatatataaattaatgatGACAGGGAAAAAACTTAGTGGCTACTTTTAAATCCGAAACATTTGCAGGTTTTCTTGTAATTTTAATACCTTTCTCTGCTAATGTGTAGTAGAATCACTAAACAGTACCACAATTAAGGTAAATTATAAGTCTAGAGTACAAAGATTCTCTTCTGCACACCAATTCTAAAAGACTAGGACTATGACAATGTAGCAATTTTTATACTTATACATTCCAACGATTACATGCTCTTGCCATTTACCTTGAAAAATAATTGTGTAACATCTGGAGTTAAATCAGTTGTCTTACCACAAACATGTTGTCAGGATATGTTTTCTAAAGGGGAATAATTGCTGCAGTGTCTCAGAACGCTCTTGTCTTCCTGGCTGATAAGAACGCCAGTTGTTACTAAAACACTTTCAGCCATGACTTTGAAATACAACAGGTGGAAAGCACAGATGTAGTCACCACACTTGCAACTGAATGCAAATGCAAATATTCTTTAATATTAGTAATATTATGGTTGAAGCTGGATAAAATAGCAAACATTTAATGTTTTACCCAGAACCCCCTTCCATTTTCCTAGTGGCTATAAAgagatatttcttaaaatatcttttacaaataagaaacaagCTAATATATAAAGAGTCTCTTAGAATATATTAATAGTTATCACTTGTGTGGCACCACTATTTACTGCCCTGGAATTTCTAGTACTAAACTCAGAACAGCACCCAAATCTATAGACAGGGTTCTTCTTAAATGTTGTCTAAATTATGTAACATAATTCCTTTGCCTCCTTTCTGTGCTGTGCTATGATCCAAACTTATAACTGGATGACTGAATACCACTTAAATTTGTGTAAACAGATCTAAGTAAAGAAATTGTATACTACCACAAGACTGCTTTACCCAGAATGAAAATTTTTACTAAGTATTTCTTAGCAGTTTTCTCATCATTTAAAACAGGCTAACGTACTAAGCATAGTTCCTGGCCCATAACTGCTAATAATAATGTCATAGCTATATGATAATCATGCTCCATGCATTGCAAATATTACCAAGATAGTTTTTAGTAGTCCATTAGCATGGCTGTTTTATATCTTATGGACGGTTATAAATGTCTTGGGAGAATAAGATTAAGATCCATATTTCCCTGCCATTCAACTGTTTCAGTTTTATGATATCACCAGTTTTGCATTCAGGCAAACTATATTACCATAAGAGGGCAAACAACCTCTTGGCCAGATAAAGGCATAGTTTAAATGGGTGTAGGACTCACAAGTACAGTAGAATACTATATACAGATCATAACTTCCTTGGATCTAAAAAGGCATGCCAATCCAGTGCAAATCCACTAGATATGACTACTAGCACAATCGGGAGTTCTCAAACTTTTTAAGATAGACTCCTGAGTTCAAAggagtaaaaatgtaaaattttttcaGGAAACACAAAGTTAGTAAAAGAATTCATGCAAGTATTTAACTCATTTCTCATATATAATGGCTATCTAGTTTTAGAATACTGATCTCTCTCCAAATAGTTCCCTGAATGAAAAATTTCTGcaagattttcttttaatgtaaaagCAGCAGAGATTAGAAACTTTAATGCAAGCCACATATATACCCAAAACAGTATAGTAGACAGTACAAAGTCACTATTCCAAGCAATGTTTTGCAGAGAAATTTGAATAAAAGtggaaaaagaaaggataaaggtatggaaaaagagacacacaagaaatcatgttttatattataaatttagCAGACCCATAACGTTTTTCATGAGATTAGATAATACCAGCAGAATGACAAGTGTCATAAAAAAACTATTCCTTGATTTTCTGTCCTATGTCAGACACTTACTCATACAGTACGTCTAGTAGTCCTCACATCCTATAAAGTAGTTATATTTTACAGTTGAGTAAACAGatttagaaaaatgaagttactgaccaaaaatcacaaagGTAGTCACTTAAATCATGCTATTTCCCTCCACAAGGTAAGTAAGTTAGCCTGATAGCAATCAACTGGAAAAGAAGATTCCAGTGGGAAACTAGGTAGGTTATATCTGTATTTGCTGAATGTAAAAAGCTCCTAACTTAATAGGTCCAGTCCTAGTGAATAGCCCAGGAAGGCTGAAATGAGAACACTGTCAATGAATAAGAGGTGAGTACAAAACTTTCAAGGCACCTTGAGAGAATAATCCATCCTTGAAATACTCAAATGAAAGCAATTCAGAAAAGGCAGATACCATTTAGATGAAAAGGAAGACCACAGAGCCAATTTAGTATTAACTCCAATGCTTATGCTCATCAAATCCAATGGGAGATTTTTATCTTATCTCTGCCATTTAACTTTTGACTTTGAGAGTTATACCCCCAtcccctttttatttattttattttttttttttttaaagatttatttttatttatttaattctcctcccctcccccggttgtctgttttctgtgtctttttgctgcgtcttgtttctttgtccgcttctgttgtcgtcagctgcacaggaagtgtgggcggcgccattcctgggcaggctgctccctccttcaggctgggcggctctccttatgggtgcactccttgcgcgtggggctcccctacgcgggggacacccctgtgtggcacagcactccttgcacgcatcagcactgcgcatgggccagctccacacaggtcaaggaggcccggggcttgaaccgtggacctcccatccatgtggtagatggacgccctaaccactgggccaaagtccgtttccccccccaTCCCCTTTTTAGAATGACATTACACATGAAGGCTATAGCCTCCCACAAAACATCCCATggatctaattatttcattttgcaaaggaggaaactgagacaaaAGATAACTAAGTGATTTGTTTCTGGTCTCAGACCAAGTTGATTCCAGAAGTAGATTATTTTGTTGCTAATACACCAAAATTAGAGGAGGCTAATGGAATGTATAATGAGACTTGGTTGGCAGTAGAGAAGATACCTAAACATATATTTAAGGGATAGAAAGAATATATGAGTTTTTGTTCCAATCTTTGAGTAGATCTTATAGTTAAAGGagatagtttttttaaaagagaaattataaTTTGATAAGCTAGGGAATAACTTGTAGAACTATGTAACCAAAAACTGATATATAAGCTGAAATACCAagtcaatttttgtttttaaaggtttagataaataattataatgagATTACGTAGTTAAGGATATTTTGGCATacgtctcttttttaaaaaaaaaaaaaaggttaatgaaatatttaacatCTCCAGCCTCCCACAAAGCATTCCTAGTAATGGCACCAACAGAATTCTGCATTGGACAAATCCTGGTCTGTGTCAGTATGacaatttttaacaccttgtaTAAACTCCCCATTCCTGCAGAAAAATTGGAACTTTTTCTTAACAATAATTCTCTAGGAAATATTAgcttaaaattctctcttctcacATTACCTTCCTGTTTGTTTaaaaaactgttcttcaaattcTCTTAAGGCTTTCCGAAGT is part of the Dasypus novemcinctus isolate mDasNov1 chromosome 6, mDasNov1.1.hap2, whole genome shotgun sequence genome and harbors:
- the PHYHIPL gene encoding phytanoyl-CoA hydroxylase-interacting protein-like isoform X4 encodes the protein MEELPVPHNIKISNITCDSFKISWEMDSKSKDRITHYFIDLNKKENKNSNKFKHKDVPTKLVAKAVPLPMTVRGHWFLSPRTEYTVAVQTASKQVDGDYVVSEWSEIIEFCTADYSKVHLTQLLEKAEVIAGRMLKFSVFYRNQHKEYFDYIREHHGNAMQPSVKDNSGSHGSPISGKLEGIFFSCSTEFNTGKPPQDSPYGRYRFEIAAEKLFNPNTNLYFGDFYCMYTAYHYVILVIAPVGSPGDEFCKQRLPQLNSKDNKFLTCTEEDGVLVYHHAQDVILEVIYTDPVDLSLGTVAEITGHQLMSLSTANAKKDPSCKTCNISVGR
- the PHYHIPL gene encoding phytanoyl-CoA hydroxylase-interacting protein-like isoform X3, which codes for MQSLIIGNKSQDSGIAEMEELPVPHNIKISNITCDSFKISWEMDSKSKDRITHYFIDLNKKENKNSNKFKHKDVPTKLVAKAVPLPMTVRGHWFLSPRTEYTVAVQTASKQVDGDYVVSEWSEIIEFCTADYSKVHLTQLLEKAEVIAGRMLKFSVFYRNQHKEYFDYIREHHGNAMQPSVKDNSGSHGSPISGKLEGIFFSCSTEFNTGKPPQDSPYGRYRFEIAAEKLFNPNTNLYFGDFYCMYTAYHYVILVIAPVGSPGDEFCKQRLPQLNSKDNKFLTCTEEDGVLVYHHAQDVILEVIYTDPVDLSLGTVAEITGHQLMSLSTANAKKDPSCKTCNISVGR